One part of the Phragmites australis chromosome 3, lpPhrAust1.1, whole genome shotgun sequence genome encodes these proteins:
- the LOC133911484 gene encoding K(+) efflux antiporter 5-like isoform X1 has translation MAPAAGGPSPRRRFAVAFLALSLFLAPAAARPDKETREKFYGNLVTNGTRNASGEGSIAEMFGRVLDKEFSDSDTPDAPDKSSFNNSISDHQAVLETVAVISHDKKKNDSQQPNSPKPFQIGDMFGGQDENSDDMETVIDKEDNVFVMSNRKTKYPALQLDLRLIKDLVVIIVSATGGGIMFSCMGQPVIVGYLLAGSLVGPGGLNLISEMVQVETFAQFGVVFLLFALGLEFSLTKLKVVGPVAVLGGLLQIALFMFLCGLTAALCGAKSSEGVFVGAFLSMSSTAVVSKFLVEKGSTNTLHGQVTIGTLILQDCAVGLLFALLPVLGGASGIFGGVMSMVKLLLVLSIFIAVTYMMTWSVVPRFLKLMVQLSSQTNELYQLAAVAFCLLLAWCSDYSGLSLELGSFLAGVMISTTDFAHHTLEQVEAIRNLFAALFLASIGMLIHIKFLWNHVDILLAAVILVIIVKSIVVTVVIKAFGYSIRTAFVVGLSLAQIGEFAFVLLSRASHLHLVGGKMYLLLLGTTALSLVTTPLIFKLIPVVMHLGILMRWFPMENSMQNELPLQDKATMLEAHNRSL, from the exons ATGGCTCCCGCAGCCGGGGGGCCCTCGCCTCGTCGGCGCTTCGCGGTCGCCTTCCTCGCCCTCTCACTCTTCCTCGCGCCGGCGGCAGCGAGGCCCGACAAGGAGACGCGGGAGAAGTTCTACGGGAACCTAGTGACCAACGGCACGCGCAACGCCTCCGGGGAGGGCAGCATCGCCGAAATGTTCGGCCGCGTGCTCGACAAGGAGTTCTCCGACAGCGACACACCTGACG CTCCTGACAAGAGTAGTTTCAACAACAGCATATCAGATCATCAA GCTGTTCTGGAGACTGTAGCTGTTATTTCAcatgacaagaagaagaatgatTCACAGCAGCCAAA TTCCCCAAAACCTTTCCAAATAGGTGATATGTTCGGAGGTCAGGACGAGAATTCTGATGACATGGAAACTGTGATAGATAAAGAG GATAATGTTTTTGTGATGTCGAATCGTAAAACAAAGTACCCGGCACTTCAATTAGATTTACG ATTGATTAAAGATCTGGTGGTTATAATTGTTTCAGCTACTGGTGGTGGTATCATGTTCTCTTGTATGGGGCAGCCG GTTATTGTTGGCTACCTACTTGCTGGTTCTCTTGTTGGACCTGGTGGGTTGAACTTGATCAGCGAAATGGTGCAG GTGGAGACTTTTGCACAATTTGGTGTAGTGTTTCTTCtttttgctcttggtcttgagtTTTCACTGACTAAG TTGAAAGTGGTTGGCCCTGTTGCTGTACTTGGTGGTCTGCTTCAGATTGCTttgttcatgttcttgtgtggCCTAACTGCAGCG TTGTGTGGTGCTAAATCATCTGAAGgagtgtttgttggtgccttcttgtcaatgtcatcTACTGCAGTG GTTTCCAAGTTTTTAGTGGAAAAAGGTAGTACAAACACGCTTCATGGTCAAGTAACAATTGGAACACTTATACTTCAG GATTGTGCAGTTGGCCTGCTGTTTGCTCTCCTTCCTGTTCTCGGTGGTGCAAGTGGCATTTTTGGAGGAGTGATGTCAATGGTGAAACT GTTGCTTGTGCTGTCCATATTTATTGCTGTTACATATATGATGACTTGGTCGGTTGTTCCTCGATTCTTGAAACTGATGGTTCAGTTATCTTCACAG ACAAATGAACTTTATCAGTTGGCCGCCGTCGCTTTTTGCTTGCTGCTAGCCTGG TGCAGTGATTATTCTGGATTGAGTCTTGAACTGGGGTCATTTCTTGCTGGCGTTATGATATCCACCACAGATTTTGCTCATCATACTTTGGAGCAG GTGGAAGCAATTCGCAACTTATTTGCAGCACTCTTCCTTGCAAGCATTGGAATGCTCATACATATTAAGTTCTTGTGGAATCATGTTGACATATTACTTGCAGCTGTTATACTGGTTATAATAGTTAAGAGTATAGTTGTAACAGTTGTCATAAAGGCATTTGGATACAGCATCAGAACAGCTTTTGTT GTTGGGCTATCCTTAGCTCAGATAGGAGAGTTTGCTTTTGTGCTCTTGAGCCGTGCCTCCCATCTTCATCTTGTTGGG GGGAAAATGTATCTGCTATTACTGGGAACAACTGCCCTTAGCTTA GTAACGACTCCTCTCATTTTCAAATTAATTCCTGTGGTAATGCACCTTGGCATCCTTATGCGTTGGTTCCCCATGGAAAACAGTATGCAGAATGAG CTGCCTTTACAGGATAAAGCAACCATGCTTGAAGCTCACAACCGATCACTTTAA
- the LOC133911484 gene encoding K(+) efflux antiporter 5-like isoform X2 has translation MAPAAGGPSPRRRFAVAFLALSLFLAPAAARPDKETREKFYGNLVTNGTRNASGEGSIAEMFGRVLDKEFSDSDTPDAPDKSSFNNSISDHQAVLETVAVISHDKKKNDSQQPNSPKPFQIGDMFGGQDENSDDMETVIDKEDNVFVMSNRKTKYPALQLDLRLIKDLVVIIVSATGGGIMFSCMGQPVIVGYLLAGSLVGPGGLNLISEMVQVETFAQFGVVFLLFALGLEFSLTKLKVVGPVAVLGGLLQIALFMFLCGLTAALCGAKSSEGVFVGAFLSMSSTAVVSKFLVEKGSTNTLHGQVTIGTLILQDCAVGLLFALLPVLGGASGIFGGVMSMVKLLLVLSIFIAVTYMMTWSVVPRFLKLMVQLSSQTNELYQLAAVAFCLLLAWCSDYSGLSLELGSFLAGVMISTTDFAHHTLEQVEAIRNLFAALFLASIGMLIHIKFLWNHVDILLAAVILVIIVKSIVVTVVIKAFGYSIRTAFVVGLSLAQIGEFAFVLLSRASHLHLVGGKMYLLLLGTTALSLVTTPLIFKLIPVVMHLGILMRWFPMENSMQNEDKATMLEAHNRSL, from the exons ATGGCTCCCGCAGCCGGGGGGCCCTCGCCTCGTCGGCGCTTCGCGGTCGCCTTCCTCGCCCTCTCACTCTTCCTCGCGCCGGCGGCAGCGAGGCCCGACAAGGAGACGCGGGAGAAGTTCTACGGGAACCTAGTGACCAACGGCACGCGCAACGCCTCCGGGGAGGGCAGCATCGCCGAAATGTTCGGCCGCGTGCTCGACAAGGAGTTCTCCGACAGCGACACACCTGACG CTCCTGACAAGAGTAGTTTCAACAACAGCATATCAGATCATCAA GCTGTTCTGGAGACTGTAGCTGTTATTTCAcatgacaagaagaagaatgatTCACAGCAGCCAAA TTCCCCAAAACCTTTCCAAATAGGTGATATGTTCGGAGGTCAGGACGAGAATTCTGATGACATGGAAACTGTGATAGATAAAGAG GATAATGTTTTTGTGATGTCGAATCGTAAAACAAAGTACCCGGCACTTCAATTAGATTTACG ATTGATTAAAGATCTGGTGGTTATAATTGTTTCAGCTACTGGTGGTGGTATCATGTTCTCTTGTATGGGGCAGCCG GTTATTGTTGGCTACCTACTTGCTGGTTCTCTTGTTGGACCTGGTGGGTTGAACTTGATCAGCGAAATGGTGCAG GTGGAGACTTTTGCACAATTTGGTGTAGTGTTTCTTCtttttgctcttggtcttgagtTTTCACTGACTAAG TTGAAAGTGGTTGGCCCTGTTGCTGTACTTGGTGGTCTGCTTCAGATTGCTttgttcatgttcttgtgtggCCTAACTGCAGCG TTGTGTGGTGCTAAATCATCTGAAGgagtgtttgttggtgccttcttgtcaatgtcatcTACTGCAGTG GTTTCCAAGTTTTTAGTGGAAAAAGGTAGTACAAACACGCTTCATGGTCAAGTAACAATTGGAACACTTATACTTCAG GATTGTGCAGTTGGCCTGCTGTTTGCTCTCCTTCCTGTTCTCGGTGGTGCAAGTGGCATTTTTGGAGGAGTGATGTCAATGGTGAAACT GTTGCTTGTGCTGTCCATATTTATTGCTGTTACATATATGATGACTTGGTCGGTTGTTCCTCGATTCTTGAAACTGATGGTTCAGTTATCTTCACAG ACAAATGAACTTTATCAGTTGGCCGCCGTCGCTTTTTGCTTGCTGCTAGCCTGG TGCAGTGATTATTCTGGATTGAGTCTTGAACTGGGGTCATTTCTTGCTGGCGTTATGATATCCACCACAGATTTTGCTCATCATACTTTGGAGCAG GTGGAAGCAATTCGCAACTTATTTGCAGCACTCTTCCTTGCAAGCATTGGAATGCTCATACATATTAAGTTCTTGTGGAATCATGTTGACATATTACTTGCAGCTGTTATACTGGTTATAATAGTTAAGAGTATAGTTGTAACAGTTGTCATAAAGGCATTTGGATACAGCATCAGAACAGCTTTTGTT GTTGGGCTATCCTTAGCTCAGATAGGAGAGTTTGCTTTTGTGCTCTTGAGCCGTGCCTCCCATCTTCATCTTGTTGGG GGGAAAATGTATCTGCTATTACTGGGAACAACTGCCCTTAGCTTA GTAACGACTCCTCTCATTTTCAAATTAATTCCTGTGGTAATGCACCTTGGCATCCTTATGCGTTGGTTCCCCATGGAAAACAGTATGCAGAATGAG GATAAAGCAACCATGCTTGAAGCTCACAACCGATCACTTTAA